In one window of Duganella dendranthematis DNA:
- a CDS encoding flagellar cap protein FliD N-terminal domain-containing protein, producing MGISSPGIGSGLDVNTIVSKLMAVESAPLTDFDKKTASFQAQVSAFGAMSSALGNFQSTLTSLSSIASFQALTTTPGDATVVTATTTSSAQAGNYRVNISQLAQAQTLASGGYKSSTATLGTGAKTTISFALGTVSNSEFGIAGTALANSMRTSGLTAGSVSINGTTITTNNTTRSARALADAINDKTTTTGSRPRPRRRSPTRRCSAPLATSTPAPAAAIRCRLAASTSRCRAPMWPAAPASPPPRWTLR from the coding sequence GTGGGCATTTCATCACCCGGCATTGGTTCAGGCCTTGACGTCAACACCATCGTCAGCAAACTGATGGCCGTGGAGTCGGCGCCACTGACCGACTTCGACAAGAAGACCGCCAGCTTCCAGGCGCAGGTTTCGGCGTTTGGCGCCATGTCCAGTGCGCTCGGCAATTTCCAGAGCACGCTGACCAGCCTCAGTTCGATCGCCAGCTTCCAGGCCCTAACCACCACGCCGGGCGACGCGACGGTGGTCACGGCCACCACCACCAGCAGCGCCCAGGCCGGCAATTACCGGGTCAACATCAGCCAGCTGGCGCAGGCGCAGACGCTGGCGTCGGGCGGCTACAAGAGCAGCACGGCCACCCTCGGCACGGGCGCCAAGACCACCATTAGTTTCGCGCTCGGCACGGTGAGCAACAGCGAATTCGGCATCGCCGGCACGGCGCTGGCCAACAGCATGCGCACCAGTGGCCTGACGGCCGGCTCGGTCAGCATCAACGGCACCACCATCACCACCAACAACACCACCCGCAGCGCGCGCGCGCTGGCCGACGCCATCAACGACAAGACCACCACCACCGGGTCTCGGCCAAGGCCTCGCCGGCGCTCACCGACAAGGCGCTGTTCAGCACCTTTGGCGACATCGACACCAGCACCGGCGGCAGCTATACGCTGTCGGTTGGCGGCGTCGACATCGCGGTGCAGGGCGCCAATGTGGCCGGCGGCGCCGGCGTCACCGCCGCCTCGCTGGACGCTGCGCTGA
- the fliD gene encoding flagellar filament capping protein FliD encodes MQGANVAGGAGVTAASLDAALSGDTAISRALADANITVTGTAAGGDLQFSNADGSNVALTETVTGNVTGGIGNTAGTANIGSSVTAVGTITLVSADGSPITVGGSNPAAAGLTAGVGGNYLSADFSADSTRTAGNIVIDSTNNTLQGIMDAINKGNFGVTASIVSDGSTGTGATPNHLVLTSSSTGANSTMKITLAGSGGDPADPDLVKLLGYDPGGDQNLSQKAAAADTLATVNGIAVTSSGTSITGAVTGVTFNALKIGSTSVTVAKDSSTLTNSVNSFVKAYNDLNTQLAALGSYDPDTKAAGPLLGDSTLRNLSSSVRATLSSAIAGLQSTSLTSLSQIGVSFQKDGSLAVDNAKLQKAITNNFNDIAGLFAAVGRSSDPDITFSSSSTKTQAGSYGINITQLATQGTLQGNVPLPAETTIDQDTTWTVTLDDTTPPTLANTATITLPAGTYNPSQLATLLQSSINGVSAFSNAGAAVTATLGDDGSLKLQSASYGAASNLKITTATGTDVSAVFGTGSAVDGLDVVGTIGGYSATGKGQVLTGSPGGPVDGLKLTVKGDTLGARGTFGFSQGYAYMLNTLAAGYLGSSGTIASRTKGLNASVTDIATQRASFADRLTDIEKRYRTQYSALDTTIASMNSTQQFLTQQLAQLAANS; translated from the coding sequence GTGCAGGGCGCCAATGTGGCCGGCGGCGCCGGCGTCACCGCCGCCTCGCTGGACGCTGCGCTGAGCGGCGACACCGCCATCTCGCGCGCCCTGGCCGACGCCAACATCACCGTCACCGGCACCGCTGCCGGCGGCGACCTACAGTTCAGCAACGCCGACGGCAGCAACGTGGCGCTGACCGAAACCGTCACCGGGAATGTGACCGGCGGCATCGGCAACACCGCCGGCACCGCCAACATCGGTTCCAGCGTCACCGCGGTCGGCACCATCACGCTGGTGTCGGCCGACGGCAGCCCGATCACCGTGGGCGGCAGCAACCCGGCTGCGGCCGGCCTGACGGCCGGTGTCGGCGGCAACTATCTGAGCGCCGACTTCAGCGCCGATTCCACCCGCACCGCCGGCAACATCGTCATCGACAGTACCAACAACACGCTGCAGGGCATCATGGATGCCATCAACAAGGGCAACTTTGGCGTCACCGCGTCGATCGTCTCGGACGGCAGCACCGGCACCGGCGCCACGCCGAATCACCTGGTGCTGACCTCCAGCTCCACCGGCGCCAACTCGACCATGAAGATCACGCTGGCCGGTTCCGGCGGCGACCCGGCCGACCCCGACCTGGTCAAGCTGCTGGGCTACGATCCGGGCGGCGACCAGAACCTGAGCCAGAAGGCGGCCGCCGCCGATACCCTGGCCACCGTCAATGGCATCGCCGTCACCAGCAGCGGCACCAGCATCACCGGCGCCGTCACCGGCGTCACCTTCAACGCGCTCAAGATCGGCAGCACCAGCGTCACAGTGGCCAAGGACTCGTCCACCCTGACCAATTCGGTCAACTCCTTCGTCAAGGCCTACAACGACCTCAACACGCAGCTGGCCGCGCTCGGTTCCTACGACCCCGACACCAAGGCCGCCGGCCCGCTGCTGGGCGACAGCACGCTGCGCAACCTGTCGTCGTCGGTGCGCGCCACGCTCAGCAGTGCGATCGCCGGCCTGCAGAGCACCAGCCTGACCAGTCTGTCGCAGATCGGCGTGTCATTCCAGAAGGACGGCTCGCTGGCGGTCGACAACGCCAAGTTGCAAAAGGCCATCACCAACAATTTCAACGACATCGCCGGCCTGTTTGCGGCGGTGGGCCGCTCGTCCGACCCGGACATCACGTTCAGTAGTTCGTCGACCAAGACGCAGGCCGGTAGCTACGGCATCAACATCACCCAGCTGGCCACCCAGGGCACGCTGCAGGGCAATGTGCCGCTGCCGGCCGAGACCACCATCGACCAGGACACCACCTGGACCGTGACGCTGGACGACACCACGCCGCCAACGCTGGCCAACACCGCCACCATCACGCTGCCAGCCGGCACCTACAATCCGAGCCAGCTGGCGACGCTGCTGCAATCCAGCATCAACGGCGTCAGCGCGTTTTCCAATGCCGGCGCGGCGGTCACCGCCACGCTGGGCGACGACGGCTCGCTGAAGCTGCAGTCGGCCTCCTACGGCGCCGCGTCCAACCTGAAGATCACCACCGCCACGGGCACCGATGTCTCGGCCGTGTTCGGCACTGGCAGCGCGGTCGACGGTCTCGATGTGGTCGGCACCATCGGCGGTTACAGCGCCACCGGCAAGGGCCAGGTGCTGACCGGGTCGCCCGGCGGCCCGGTCGACGGCCTGAAGCTGACGGTCAAGGGCGACACCCTGGGCGCGCGCGGCACCTTCGGCTTCTCGCAGGGCTATGCCTACATGCTCAACACGCTGGCGGCCGGCTACCTCGGCAGCAGCGGCACGATTGCCAGCCGCACCAAGGGGCTGAATGCGTCGGTAACCGACATCGCCACCCAGCGCGCCAGCTTTGCCGACCGCCTGACCGATATCGAAAAACGCTACCGCACGCAATATTCGGCGCTCGACACCACCATCGCCAGCATGAACAGCACCCAGCAGTTCCTGACCCAACAGCTGGCGCAACTGGCCGCCAACAGCTAA
- a CDS encoding GGDEF domain-containing protein, with the protein MSSKPTTPEQNPADIAREAFRRLAVRRIAPTPEAYREIYNEIAGIAPEPAPATAAPLGSADPGPESVLSQFATRMTEGAGELGEYGRRFNRAVKTRDWEGYARALSQLVEKHFVSPKKGIEVAGIGGEESEQSRSLRDLLARTLTFAVASLLAGAPVLAAEAESLGNATKSAHSEEALAEIAVRLKQLCYQIEVRGGDSGEQQELLLRLFRLLLENVSELLDDDSWLRGQIEAVQNLIAGPLDVRALEEATRSLKEVIYKQGQLKHSLSDVKLTVKNMMMTFIDRLGQVAASTGDFHEKIGGYSDKISKADNIAELNSILDEVLKETRLVQSEALKARDKMMLAKQEVQDAEARIHSLEAKLQHLSELVREDQLTGSLNRRGLDDVFERETARSDRRGTPLCIAVLDLDDFKKLNDTYGHIAGDAALKHLVKIVKDTLRSMDVIARFGGEEFLILMPETSVEAAASTMTRLQRELTKHFFLHDNEKVLITFSAGVALRRPNEEQTELVKRADKAMYTAKQTGKNRVVVAE; encoded by the coding sequence ATGTCCAGCAAACCCACTACGCCCGAGCAGAATCCGGCCGATATCGCACGCGAGGCGTTCCGTCGCCTGGCGGTGCGCCGCATCGCCCCGACCCCGGAAGCCTATCGCGAGATTTATAACGAAATTGCCGGCATCGCGCCTGAGCCGGCCCCGGCTACCGCTGCGCCACTGGGCAGCGCCGATCCCGGACCGGAATCGGTGCTGAGCCAGTTTGCCACCCGCATGACCGAAGGCGCCGGCGAACTGGGCGAGTATGGCCGCCGCTTCAACCGCGCCGTCAAGACGCGCGACTGGGAAGGCTATGCGCGCGCCTTGTCGCAACTGGTCGAAAAACACTTTGTCAGCCCGAAAAAAGGCATCGAAGTGGCCGGCATCGGCGGTGAGGAAAGCGAACAGTCGCGCAGCCTGCGCGACCTGCTGGCGCGCACCCTGACCTTTGCCGTGGCGTCGCTGCTGGCCGGGGCGCCGGTGCTGGCGGCCGAGGCCGAATCGCTGGGCAACGCCACCAAGAGCGCCCACAGCGAGGAAGCGCTGGCCGAGATCGCCGTGCGGCTGAAACAGTTGTGCTACCAGATCGAAGTGCGCGGCGGCGACAGCGGCGAACAGCAGGAGCTGCTACTGCGCCTGTTCCGCCTGCTGCTGGAAAACGTCAGCGAGCTGCTGGACGACGACAGCTGGCTGCGCGGCCAGATCGAGGCGGTGCAGAACCTGATCGCCGGCCCGCTGGACGTGCGCGCGCTGGAGGAAGCCACCCGCAGCCTGAAGGAAGTCATCTATAAACAGGGGCAGCTCAAGCACAGCCTGTCGGACGTCAAGCTCACCGTCAAGAATATGATGATGACCTTTATCGACCGGCTCGGCCAGGTGGCCGCGTCGACCGGCGACTTCCACGAAAAAATCGGCGGCTATTCCGACAAGATCAGCAAGGCCGACAATATCGCCGAACTCAACAGCATCCTCGACGAGGTGCTGAAGGAAACCCGGCTGGTCCAGAGCGAGGCGCTGAAAGCGCGCGACAAGATGATGCTGGCCAAGCAGGAAGTGCAAGATGCCGAAGCGCGCATCCACTCGCTGGAAGCCAAGCTGCAGCATTTGAGCGAACTGGTGCGCGAAGACCAGCTGACCGGCAGCCTCAACCGTCGTGGCCTGGACGATGTGTTCGAGCGCGAGACCGCCCGCTCCGACCGCCGCGGCACGCCGCTGTGCATCGCCGTGCTGGACCTGGACGATTTCAAGAAGCTCAACGACACCTACGGCCACATCGCCGGCGACGCCGCGCTGAAGCACCTGGTCAAGATCGTCAAGGACACGCTGCGCTCGATGGACGTGATCGCCCGCTTCGGCGGCGAGGAATTCCTGATCCTGATGCCGGAGACCTCGGTCGAGGCGGCAGCATCGACGATGACCCGGCTGCAGCGCGAGCTGACCAAACATTTCTTCCTGCACGATAACGAGAAAGTGCTGATCACTTTCTCGGCCGGAGTGGCGCTGCGCCGTCCCAACGAAGAGCAGACCGAGCTGGTCAAACGGGCCGACAAGGCCATGTACACCGCCAAGCAAACCGGCAAAAACCGGGTGGTCGTTGCCGAATAA
- a CDS encoding response regulator, with product MTEKAIIKVFIADDHAIVREGLKQILAETRDIVVAGEAENGLDAIKLFRKSECQVLLLDISLPDRNGIEVLKQIKKEKPELAVLMLSMHREDQYAIRALKAGASGYLTKQSAPKELVTAIRQVGGGLKYISAALAQELANHVGDDHEAPLHESLSDREYQTLTMIASGKTVGVIAKELSLSVKTVSEYRARLLVKMKLKNSAELTHYAIKNQLIE from the coding sequence ATGACAGAAAAAGCCATCATCAAGGTCTTCATCGCCGATGATCACGCCATTGTGCGCGAAGGCTTGAAGCAAATCCTGGCCGAAACGCGCGACATCGTGGTGGCCGGCGAGGCGGAAAACGGCCTGGACGCCATCAAGCTGTTCCGCAAATCCGAATGCCAGGTGCTGTTGCTGGACATTTCGTTGCCAGATCGCAACGGCATCGAGGTGCTCAAGCAGATCAAGAAGGAAAAACCGGAACTGGCCGTGCTGATGCTGTCGATGCATCGCGAAGATCAGTACGCGATTCGCGCGCTGAAGGCCGGCGCGTCCGGCTACCTGACCAAACAGAGCGCGCCGAAGGAGCTGGTGACGGCGATCCGCCAGGTCGGCGGCGGTCTGAAGTACATCAGTGCGGCGCTGGCGCAGGAACTGGCCAACCACGTCGGCGACGACCACGAGGCGCCGCTGCACGAGAGCCTGTCCGACCGCGAATACCAGACCCTGACCATGATCGCCTCCGGCAAGACGGTCGGCGTGATCGCCAAGGAACTGTCGCTGTCGGTCAAGACGGTCAGCGAGTACCGGGCCCGCCTGCTGGTCAAGATGAAACTGAAAAACAGCGCCGAATTGACGCATTACGCCATTAAAAATCAACTCATTGAATAA
- a CDS encoding flagellar protein FliT yields MMTIQDVLSVYAAMADLTEQMVQAATRSDWDALVLLEQRCAAHAQALREQETLQPMRGADRERKIELIRQMLNADRQIRDLTMPWMAQLSKLINSTGTERRVVNAYGSV; encoded by the coding sequence ATGATGACGATTCAAGACGTGCTATCCGTGTACGCCGCCATGGCCGACCTGACCGAACAAATGGTGCAGGCCGCCACGCGCAGCGACTGGGATGCCCTGGTCCTGCTGGAACAGCGCTGCGCCGCCCATGCGCAAGCGCTGCGCGAACAGGAAACGCTGCAACCGATGCGCGGCGCCGACCGTGAGCGCAAGATCGAACTCATCCGCCAGATGCTGAACGCCGACCGCCAGATCCGCGACCTGACCATGCCGTGGATGGCCCAGTTGTCCAAGCTGATCAACTCCACCGGCACGGAACGGCGCGTCGTCAACGCCTACGGTAGCGTTTAA
- a CDS encoding sensor histidine kinase, with protein MSATVPSLHDPLALAAELEQVRARFAAIVSNTPGLVYQFVLHADGQVSFPYLSDGCQALLGLTTAELHATPQRFLELILPDDRPSYLDAMRASAAAQWSWNWEGRIWVDAWKDIKWINLRSTPHALGDGAVRWDGIMTNITDSKLEQMEVRHSRARLAELSAHTDRVKEQERTRIAREIHDELGGNLTAIKMAVAMLAARLEHSAAEPALREKTDYVDLLVDRTIEAIHRISLDLRPPLLDLGLVAALEWQTKEFDKQTGIHASFSANQRDIGLDTDQATALFRIAQEALTNVAKHAHATRVSVKLVKQRYHVTLKISDNGTGIAHADRSKPASFGLRGMAERARALGGTLTLSHASGGGTVVAIKIKQEIKPDTAQDSLLQLTAGATIAEENISSAK; from the coding sequence ATGAGCGCAACCGTCCCCTCCCTTCACGATCCCCTGGCCCTGGCGGCGGAACTGGAACAGGTGCGCGCGCGCTTTGCCGCGATCGTCTCCAACACGCCCGGGCTGGTGTACCAGTTTGTGCTGCACGCCGACGGCCAGGTCAGCTTCCCCTACCTGAGCGACGGCTGCCAGGCGCTGCTGGGGCTGACCACGGCCGAACTGCACGCCACGCCGCAGCGCTTTCTCGAACTGATTTTGCCGGATGACCGCCCGTCCTACCTGGACGCCATGCGCGCCTCGGCGGCGGCGCAGTGGAGCTGGAACTGGGAAGGCCGCATCTGGGTCGACGCCTGGAAGGACATCAAGTGGATCAATCTGCGCAGCACGCCCCACGCGCTGGGCGACGGCGCGGTGCGCTGGGACGGCATCATGACGAATATCACCGACAGCAAGCTGGAGCAAATGGAAGTGCGCCACTCACGCGCCCGCCTGGCCGAGCTGAGCGCGCATACCGACCGCGTCAAGGAACAGGAACGCACCCGCATCGCCCGCGAAATCCACGATGAGCTGGGCGGCAACCTGACCGCGATCAAGATGGCGGTGGCGATGCTGGCGGCGCGGCTGGAGCACAGCGCGGCCGAGCCGGCGCTGCGCGAGAAGACCGACTATGTCGACCTGCTGGTCGACCGCACCATCGAGGCGATCCACCGCATTTCACTGGACCTGCGGCCGCCGCTGCTGGACCTGGGACTGGTGGCGGCGCTGGAATGGCAAACCAAGGAATTCGACAAGCAGACCGGCATCCACGCCAGTTTCAGCGCCAACCAGCGCGACATCGGCCTCGACACCGACCAGGCCACCGCCCTGTTCCGCATCGCCCAGGAGGCGCTGACCAACGTCGCCAAGCATGCGCACGCAACCAGGGTCAGCGTCAAACTGGTCAAGCAGCGCTACCACGTGACCCTGAAAATCAGCGACAACGGCACCGGCATCGCCCACGCCGACCGCAGCAAACCGGCCTCGTTCGGCCTGCGCGGCATGGCCGAACGCGCCCGCGCGCTGGGCGGCACCCTGACCCTGAGCCACGCCAGCGGCGGCGGCACGGTGGTCGCGATCAAGATCAAGCAAGAAATTAAGCCGGACACTGCACAGGATAGCCTCCTGCAGCTCACTGCGGGCGCTACAATAGCGGAAGAAAACATTTCTTCCGCGAAATAA
- a CDS encoding flagellar protein FlaG, whose product MTIDTIGSASTARPTDRAVGGDATPASGAARAPAAPVETANAVKAAEALPSEQQVSDALSKLNKTPQAQANNLEFSVDQDTKRTVVKVIDQNTKEVVRQFPTKEALAIAKALDEESKGSPGLLIDQTA is encoded by the coding sequence ATGACTATCGACACGATAGGCTCCGCCAGCACGGCGCGCCCCACCGACCGCGCGGTCGGCGGCGACGCCACGCCGGCCAGCGGCGCTGCGCGCGCCCCGGCCGCCCCCGTCGAGACTGCCAACGCGGTCAAGGCCGCCGAAGCCTTGCCGAGCGAACAGCAAGTCAGCGATGCGCTGTCCAAGTTGAACAAGACGCCGCAGGCACAAGCCAACAACCTCGAGTTTTCGGTCGACCAGGACACCAAGCGCACGGTGGTCAAGGTGATCGACCAGAACACCAAAGAAGTGGTGCGCCAGTTTCCGACCAAGGAAGCACTGGCGATCGCCAAGGCGCTCGACGAAGAAAGCAAAGGCAGTCCCGGTCTGTTGATCGACCAGACCGCCTGA
- a CDS encoding flagellin N-terminal helical domain-containing protein — protein sequence MAQVINTNVASLNSQRNLSSSQASLQTSLQRLSSGLRINSAKDDAAGLAISDRFSAQIRGNTTAARNANDGISLAQTAEGGLSTAGDLLQRIRELAVQSANGTNSASDRQSIQGEVASLSQELDRVANTTQFNGQNVLDGSLTSAQFQVGANSGQTINVGILSAKATDIGNNTLQADYGDAATTGAADAAVAGTVNNIKGTQTLNITSGNGISTTVNIANDGDSAKKVAANVNALSGKSGVTATATTSATLAGVGNGSVQFKLRGDNSTEADPNSAAVTISAQVKNNDLSSLAQAINAQSGTTGITAAIELDSSGAKQLKMTNASGSDIQLENVNTAPAAGTTDALAAANLLGTDKPGSGAAGTGAATGAPIPVTAGLSATVGGHLSFSSDSGFTITDSGSGILTGTAGSDLQSVAKIDVSTVDGANAAMKTIDSALAQVDSNRAALGAIQNRFTSTISNLNTTTENLTASRSRIQDTDFAAETANLTRGQILQQAGTAMLAQANSLPNGVLSLLR from the coding sequence ATGGCACAAGTCATTAATACCAACGTCGCATCGCTGAACTCGCAACGCAACCTGTCGTCCTCGCAAGCTAGCCTGCAGACCTCGCTGCAACGTCTGTCGTCGGGTCTGCGCATCAACAGCGCCAAGGACGACGCTGCCGGTCTGGCCATTTCCGACCGCTTCAGCGCGCAGATTCGCGGTAATACCACGGCTGCACGTAACGCCAACGACGGTATCTCGCTGGCGCAAACGGCCGAGGGTGGCTTGAGCACCGCCGGCGACCTGCTGCAGCGTATCCGTGAGCTGGCCGTGCAGTCGGCCAACGGCACCAACTCGGCATCGGACCGTCAATCGATCCAGGGCGAGGTCGCCTCGTTGTCGCAAGAGCTGGACCGCGTTGCCAACACCACCCAGTTCAACGGCCAGAACGTGCTGGACGGTTCGCTGACCTCGGCCCAGTTCCAGGTCGGCGCCAACTCGGGTCAGACCATCAACGTCGGCATCCTGTCGGCCAAAGCGACCGATATCGGCAACAACACCCTGCAAGCCGACTACGGCGACGCTGCCACCACCGGCGCCGCTGACGCCGCAGTGGCCGGCACGGTCAACAATATCAAGGGCACCCAGACGCTGAATATCACGTCGGGCAACGGCATCTCCACCACCGTCAACATCGCCAATGACGGCGACAGCGCCAAAAAGGTCGCTGCCAACGTCAACGCCCTGAGCGGCAAAAGCGGCGTGACCGCCACCGCCACCACCAGCGCCACGCTGGCCGGCGTCGGCAACGGTTCGGTACAGTTCAAGCTGCGCGGCGACAACTCGACTGAAGCTGATCCAAACTCGGCCGCTGTAACCATCTCGGCCCAGGTGAAGAACAACGACCTGTCGTCGCTGGCCCAGGCCATCAACGCCCAGTCCGGCACCACCGGCATCACGGCAGCAATCGAACTCGATTCCAGCGGCGCCAAACAGCTGAAGATGACCAATGCCTCCGGCTCCGACATCCAGCTGGAGAACGTCAACACCGCGCCAGCGGCCGGCACCACCGATGCCCTGGCAGCCGCCAACCTGCTGGGCACCGACAAGCCTGGTTCGGGTGCGGCTGGCACCGGCGCCGCCACCGGCGCGCCGATCCCTGTCACGGCCGGCCTCAGCGCCACCGTCGGCGGCCACCTGAGCTTCTCGTCGGACAGCGGTTTCACCATCACCGACAGCGGTTCCGGCATCCTGACCGGCACCGCCGGTTCGGACCTGCAATCGGTCGCCAAGATCGACGTCAGCACCGTGGATGGCGCCAACGCGGCGATGAAAACCATCGACTCGGCCCTGGCCCAGGTGGACAGCAACCGTGCAGCACTGGGTGCGATCCAGAATCGTTTCACGTCGACCATCTCGAACCTGAACACGACCACGGAAAACTTGACCGCGTCGCGTAGCCGGATTCAAGATACCGACTTTGCAGCAGAAACGGCCAACCTGACCCGCGGCCAGATCCTGCAACAAGCTGGTACCGCGATGCTGGCGCAAGCCAACTCGCTGCCGAACGGCGTGCTGTCCCTGCTGCGTTAA
- the fliS gene encoding flagellar export chaperone FliS — translation MFGSRQTGVNAYAKIGMETGVLAASPHKLIVMLFDGALTALNDAAAGIKNSDIGQKGKSLSKAIMIIDSGLRAALDKKAGGDIAESLDALYEYMSNRLLAANVNSDLGMVEEVQRLLIELRDAWNAIADTPAASGIPQPNLASA, via the coding sequence ATGTTCGGATCTCGACAAACTGGCGTCAACGCCTATGCCAAAATCGGCATGGAAACCGGTGTCCTGGCCGCCAGCCCCCACAAGCTGATCGTGATGTTGTTCGACGGCGCGTTGACCGCGCTCAACGATGCGGCGGCCGGGATCAAAAACAGCGACATCGGCCAGAAAGGCAAATCGCTGTCGAAGGCGATCATGATCATCGACAGCGGCCTGCGCGCCGCGCTCGACAAGAAAGCCGGTGGCGACATCGCCGAAAGTCTGGATGCGCTGTACGAATACATGAGCAACCGGCTGCTGGCCGCCAACGTCAATAGCGACCTCGGCATGGTCGAGGAAGTGCAGCGCCTGCTGATCGAGTTGCGCGACGCCTGGAACGCCATCGCCGACACCCCTGCCGCAAGCGGCATCCCCCAACCTAACCTCGCGAGCGCCTGA
- a CDS encoding flagellar hook-length control protein FliK, with protein sequence MLPRLDAALPPVTPADGAGGGAAVGDSRQAAFQRALQGLVGQTVSAEVVSKMKDGSYLVKVADNTVRMALPGDTQIGSNVSLTVLSAQPRPTFQLGNTTPGATPTLVTAEGSVPDGGEPAATLPSQGAAVYVPGGGKPASGAAPGQPALPGGATNAGQAAGAAPQGDADAIPGQARPGAANTPATATPARPGLPAGAADLPAAALPQAGRPVVTGGATPNPAAALATPGQAPVLTQAQAGAALAAGTAGGAAPADGVKPQSLAATLLGKAPLTPSSELPDLNASTPQPTLSSAARALTTLLSTAQAGQTGQLALIGKTALFGNAAPDTADLAQKLQDSISKSGLFYESHVAEWVKGDRPLADLMREPQMQRLMQQGAETARAATNGPDLSAAQMVNQQLHTQEQNRVLWNGQAWPGQQMQWEVQRDQREGGRGGEADEQAEPIWRSGVRFRLPLLGAVSAAVTLIGDQVHIQVQTASDGSATTLRAWSGQLESAMAAAGAQLSSLSISQEDGDAG encoded by the coding sequence ATGTTGCCGCGCCTGGACGCCGCTCTCCCGCCGGTTACACCGGCTGACGGCGCTGGCGGCGGCGCGGCGGTTGGCGACAGCCGCCAGGCCGCGTTCCAGCGCGCGCTGCAAGGCCTCGTTGGACAGACCGTCAGCGCCGAGGTCGTGTCCAAGATGAAGGACGGCAGCTACCTGGTCAAGGTGGCCGACAACACCGTGCGCATGGCGCTGCCGGGCGACACCCAGATCGGCAGCAATGTGTCGCTGACCGTGCTCAGCGCCCAGCCCCGTCCCACCTTCCAGCTCGGTAACACCACGCCGGGCGCCACGCCGACTCTGGTCACTGCCGAGGGCAGCGTCCCTGACGGCGGCGAACCGGCCGCCACCCTGCCCTCGCAAGGCGCGGCCGTGTATGTGCCCGGTGGCGGCAAGCCAGCCAGCGGCGCGGCGCCAGGCCAGCCCGCGCTGCCGGGTGGCGCGACCAACGCCGGGCAAGCCGCCGGCGCGGCGCCGCAAGGCGACGCCGACGCCATTCCCGGCCAAGCCAGACCCGGCGCCGCCAATACGCCCGCCACCGCCACGCCCGCCCGTCCCGGCCTGCCAGCCGGCGCCGCCGACCTGCCCGCTGCGGCGCTGCCGCAGGCCGGCCGCCCCGTCGTGACTGGCGGCGCCACGCCCAATCCGGCCGCCGCGCTGGCGACGCCGGGCCAGGCCCCGGTCCTGACACAGGCCCAGGCCGGCGCTGCATTGGCGGCCGGCACGGCTGGCGGCGCCGCCCCGGCCGACGGCGTCAAACCGCAAAGCCTGGCCGCCACACTGCTGGGCAAGGCGCCGCTGACGCCATCCAGCGAACTGCCCGACCTGAACGCCAGCACGCCGCAGCCGACGCTGAGCAGCGCCGCCCGCGCGCTGACCACGCTGCTCAGCACCGCCCAGGCCGGCCAGACGGGACAACTGGCCCTGATCGGCAAGACCGCGCTGTTCGGCAACGCCGCGCCGGACACCGCCGACCTGGCGCAAAAGCTACAGGACAGCATCTCCAAAAGCGGCCTGTTCTACGAATCGCATGTGGCCGAATGGGTCAAGGGCGACCGTCCGCTGGCCGACCTGATGCGCGAGCCGCAAATGCAACGCCTGATGCAGCAAGGCGCCGAAACCGCGCGCGCCGCCACCAACGGTCCCGACCTGAGCGCCGCGCAGATGGTCAATCAGCAGTTGCACACCCAGGAGCAGAACCGCGTGCTGTGGAACGGCCAGGCCTGGCCGGGCCAGCAAATGCAATGGGAAGTGCAGCGCGACCAGCGCGAAGGCGGTCGCGGCGGCGAGGCCGACGAACAGGCCGAGCCGATCTGGCGCAGTGGCGTGCGTTTTCGCCTGCCGCTGCTGGGCGCGGTGTCGGCGGCGGTGACGCTGATCG